A window from Choristoneura fumiferana chromosome 22, NRCan_CFum_1, whole genome shotgun sequence encodes these proteins:
- the LOC141440383 gene encoding serine protease inhibitor 27A-like, whose amino-acid sequence MRPHILIIVLTSSCYFTAESKVCNKYAVTTYLKRPLYEFSVKILDRVTQETGGHFVFSPVYSWLQLVNIAEGAERLTLNELRNVTGRYWKRCMRRILRVILNRENNQTKIRSKSLVIVDRLLRVKKPFKKRLELLKTVKVESLDFDAADASSDKVNEILSNATEGDILNAVDPDDFNQTLLLMSDAISFNNAWLKPFIPAYTKNEIFYHGTTPIGEVNMMTQTEHFNYVKIDKINAEILELPCIDENHSMLIFLPTEGRIIDLFYDFKRIRLANIFNMFKKSGDAPLVNVRVPRFEIMTDVINLPELLSDMGVTRIFDPNQADLKGISEYSINVSIMRQKARIRVTEEGVNAVAEPTISNEVSIDFVANRPFGFMLVQKSTEIPLFAGIYLWPSVY is encoded by the coding sequence ATGCGACCTCACATCCTCATCATTGTATTAACAAGCTCGTGTTATTTTACCGCCGAGAGCAAAGTGTGTAACAAGTATGCCGTTACGACCTACCTCAAGCGTCCTCTTTACGAATTCTCCGTTAAGATCCTAGATCGTGTAACACAAGAAACTGGAGGACATTTTGTGTTTTCTCCAGTATATTCTTGGCTGCAGTTGGTTAATATAGCGGAAGGTGCAGAAAGACTAACGTTAAATGAACTACGAAACGTTACAGGAAGATATTGGAAGCGATGCATGAGAAGAATCTTGAGAGTGATCCTGAACAGAGAGAACAATCAAACGAAGATCAGAAGTAAAAGCTTGGTGATAGTAGACAGACTGCTAAGAGTCAAGAAGCCCTTTAAGAAGAGATTGGAGCTCTTAAAGACGGTCAAAGTGGAGTCTTTAGACTTTGATGCTGCGGATGCTTCATCAGACAAAGTTAACGAAATCCTATCAAATGCCACTGAAGGTGACATTCTGAATGCTGTTGATCCTGATGACTTCAACCAGACATTGCTTCTTATGAGTGATGCAATCAGTTTTAACAATGCGTGGCTCAAACCATTCATCCCTGCTTATACCAAAAACGAAATTTTTTACCACGGTACAACACCCATCGGAGAAGTAAATATGATGACACAGACAGAACACTTCAACTATGTGAAAATAGACAAGATAAATGCTGAAATTCTAGAACTGCCGTGTATTGATGAAAACCATTCTATGCTCATATTTTTACCGACCGAAGGAAGAATCATTGATTTGTTTTACGACTTTAAACGTATAAGACTGGCGAATATTTTCAACATGTTCAAAAAGAGTGGCGATGCACCTTTAGTCAATGTGAGAGTGCCGAGGTTCGAAATAATGACTGATGTTATAAATTTGCCGGAACTGTTAAGTGACATGGGTGTAACGAGGATCTTTGATCCCAATCAAGCTGATCTAAAGGGTATAAGTGAATATTCTATAAACGTGTCTATTATGAGACAGAAAGCGCGTATAAGAGTGACAGAAGAAGGGGTGAACGCTGTTGCGGAACCAACCATATCTAATGAGGTTTCAATAGATTTTGTGGCCAATCGTCCTTTCGGTTTCATGCTTGTACAAAAGTCGACAGAAATACCTCTCTTCGCTGGAATTTATTTATGGCCGTCTGTCTATTAA